The following coding sequences are from one Devosia neptuniae window:
- a CDS encoding acyl-CoA dehydrogenase, whose product MTLALFVISLIIFGVLAWRESPLWHWGVAVLVIGLLSRLDVGGSGLSLDGGFGGLLLALVPGAVLLLLSVEAIRKPVLTRPVYGAVKSILPKVSKTEQDALDAGTIGWDAELFSGKPDWSKLTDIRPLTLTAEEQAFIDGPTNEVCAMIDDWDTRNNRADLSPEVWQFLKDKGFLGMLIAKEYGGLGFGAQAQSMIVSKISSRSVAAGITVMVPNSLGPGELLEKYGTQSQKDKYLGRLAKGLEVPCFALTGVHSGSDAGGMRDIGIVTKGTYQGAEVLGIRLSWDKRYITLAPIATLVGLAFILKDPDNLLGKGEEIGITLALVPRDHPGVEIGRRHFPARQAFMNGPTRGTDVFIPMEFLIGGVDRAGQGWRMLMECLSTGRAISLPAIGTTSIKQALRVSSAYARIRRQFGIPVGIMEGVAEPLGEMVKRAYTYEASRRLTASMVDEGQRPAVISALLKYRTTEAMRESVDDAFDIHGGRAIQDGPGNYLFGGYMATPVAITVEGANILTRTLMTFAQGVLRAHPFLYKEIAAAQNPDKAAGLDQFDLAFGGHTKFMLRNIAASFVHGVSNGAFASAPAQSEMGHWYCKLHRYSQDFALVADWTTVVLGGALKRKQKISGRMADILGELYLMSAVLKRFEEEGRLVEDRELVDAILADRIAAMERTFGEVFANFPNGLLANAMRFLCFPLGRHARPASDRVNYRFVRAVLRPGAFRDRLTTGVFVSMDPNDVTGVLEDGLLKVTEAEEIEARFVKAARKGVIERRLDRDAIADAVAAGVLNENEAGIMRAADEATDRVVKVDDFAADELAAEHKRAAE is encoded by the coding sequence GTGACACTTGCGCTTTTCGTGATCAGCCTCATTATTTTTGGCGTGCTGGCCTGGCGGGAAAGCCCGCTCTGGCATTGGGGCGTGGCGGTGCTGGTGATCGGGCTGCTGAGCCGGCTCGATGTGGGCGGCAGCGGGCTGTCGCTCGATGGCGGGTTTGGCGGCCTGTTGCTGGCGCTGGTGCCGGGCGCGGTGTTGTTGCTGCTCAGCGTTGAGGCCATTCGCAAGCCGGTGCTAACGCGGCCGGTCTATGGGGCGGTCAAATCGATTTTGCCGAAGGTCAGCAAGACCGAGCAGGATGCGCTGGATGCCGGCACAATCGGCTGGGATGCGGAATTGTTTTCCGGCAAGCCGGACTGGAGCAAGCTGACCGATATTCGGCCGCTGACGCTAACGGCGGAGGAGCAGGCCTTTATCGACGGGCCGACCAATGAGGTCTGTGCCATGATCGACGATTGGGACACGCGCAACAATCGCGCTGATCTGTCGCCCGAGGTCTGGCAGTTCCTCAAGGACAAGGGGTTCCTCGGCATGCTGATTGCCAAGGAATATGGCGGGCTGGGCTTTGGCGCGCAGGCGCAGTCGATGATCGTTTCCAAGATTTCGAGCCGGTCGGTGGCGGCGGGGATCACTGTCATGGTGCCCAATTCGCTCGGGCCGGGCGAGTTGCTAGAAAAATACGGCACGCAGAGCCAGAAGGACAAATATCTCGGACGGCTGGCCAAGGGTCTTGAAGTGCCGTGCTTTGCGCTGACCGGCGTGCATTCGGGGTCGGATGCCGGTGGCATGCGCGATATCGGCATTGTCACCAAGGGGACCTATCAGGGCGCCGAAGTGTTGGGCATCAGGCTGAGTTGGGACAAGCGCTACATTACGCTGGCGCCGATCGCCACGCTGGTGGGCCTGGCCTTCATCCTCAAGGACCCGGATAATCTGCTGGGCAAGGGCGAAGAGATCGGTATCACGCTGGCGCTGGTGCCGCGCGATCACCCGGGTGTTGAAATCGGGCGGCGGCATTTTCCGGCGCGGCAGGCTTTCATGAATGGGCCGACGCGCGGTACGGATGTGTTCATTCCCATGGAGTTTTTGATCGGTGGCGTGGACCGGGCCGGGCAGGGCTGGCGCATGCTGATGGAGTGTCTCTCCACTGGGCGGGCGATTTCGCTGCCGGCGATTGGGACGACCTCGATCAAGCAGGCTTTGCGGGTGAGTTCGGCCTATGCGCGCATCCGGCGGCAGTTCGGCATTCCGGTGGGGATTATGGAGGGCGTGGCCGAACCGCTCGGGGAAATGGTCAAGCGTGCCTATACCTATGAAGCGAGCCGGCGGCTGACGGCTTCCATGGTGGATGAGGGGCAACGGCCGGCGGTGATTTCGGCGCTGCTCAAATATCGCACCACGGAGGCCATGCGCGAGAGCGTGGATGATGCCTTCGATATTCATGGTGGGCGGGCCATTCAGGACGGGCCGGGCAATTACCTGTTCGGTGGCTATATGGCGACGCCGGTGGCCATCACGGTGGAGGGCGCCAATATATTGACGCGCACGCTGATGACCTTTGCGCAGGGCGTGCTGCGGGCGCATCCCTTCCTTTATAAGGAAATTGCGGCGGCGCAGAATCCCGACAAGGCGGCCGGGCTCGACCAGTTCGATCTGGCCTTTGGCGGGCATACCAAATTCATGCTGCGCAATATTGCGGCCAGTTTCGTGCATGGGGTGAGCAATGGAGCTTTTGCCTCGGCGCCCGCGCAGTCGGAAATGGGGCATTGGTATTGCAAGCTGCATCGCTACAGCCAGGATTTTGCCCTCGTGGCCGATTGGACCACGGTGGTGCTCGGCGGGGCGCTCAAGCGCAAGCAGAAGATTTCCGGGCGGATGGCCGATATTCTGGGCGAGCTCTATCTGATGTCGGCCGTGCTGAAGCGGTTTGAGGAAGAGGGGCGCTTGGTCGAGGATCGCGAGCTGGTCGATGCGATTCTGGCGGACCGGATCGCGGCGATGGAGCGGACCTTTGGCGAGGTATTTGCCAATTTCCCCAATGGGCTGCTGGCCAATGCTATGCGGTTCCTGTGCTTCCCGCTGGGACGGCATGCGAGACCCGCCAGTGACCGGGTAAATTACCGCTTCGTGCGGGCCGTGCTGCGGCCGGGGGCGTTTCGTGACCGGCTGACCACAGGCGTGTTCGTATCGATGGACCCCAATGATGTAACCGGCGTTCTGGAAGACGGGTTGCTCAAGGTGACCGAGGCCGAGGAGATCGAGGCGCGGTTCGTCAAGGCGGCGCGCAAGGGCGTGATCGAGCGGCGGCTGGATCGCGATGCGATTGCCGATGCCGTGGCGGCCGGGGTGCTCAATGAGAATGAAGCGGGGATCATGCGGGCGGCGGATGAGGCGACCGACCGGGTGGTGAAGGTGGATGATTTTGCGGCCGATGAACTGGCGGCGGAGCATAAGCGGGCGGCCGAGTAA